The Hymenobacter oligotrophus genome has a window encoding:
- a CDS encoding DUF2141 domain-containing protein, translating into MLLLAAAAFRPAAQQAPLQLQIRNAQPARGRIVVELYRTEAEWLQTPFRRISLPADGAASQATLAVPYGKYAVSIYQDANGNGRLDQNFLGIPKEPIGFGNNYKPFGKPDFAPAVIEHGPTIKPAAIKLFSVL; encoded by the coding sequence GTGCTTCTGCTAGCCGCAGCCGCTTTTAGGCCTGCCGCTCAGCAAGCGCCCTTGCAACTGCAAATCCGGAATGCGCAGCCGGCCCGGGGCCGGATAGTGGTAGAGCTGTACCGAACCGAGGCGGAATGGCTGCAGACGCCGTTTCGGCGGATTTCGCTGCCCGCCGATGGTGCCGCCTCGCAAGCTACCTTGGCGGTGCCCTACGGGAAATACGCCGTGTCGATTTACCAAGACGCGAACGGCAACGGCCGGCTCGACCAGAATTTTCTAGGTATCCCGAAGGAGCCCATTGGGTTTGGCAACAACTACAAACCGTTTGGCAAGCCGGATTTTGCGCCGGCCGTAATTGAACACGGCCCCACCATCAAACCCGCTGCCATCAAGCTTTTCAGCGTACTCTAA
- a CDS encoding oxidoreductase yields the protein MTQHWSVAQVPAQPGRVAIVTGANSGVGYETALALAQKGAHVVLACRNPDKAAKAQARIQAAAPGAQTEILPLDLSRLQSVRDFAGAFGQRHARLDWLINNAGVMMPPHQVTDDGFENQLATNYLGHFALTGLLLPRLGSTPGSRVVTLSSLSYKWAEIDFADLHAGKGYSRRKAYGQSKRACLVFAYELQRRLVAAGLPTRSVAAHPGLAKTNLDQYFPALIRPLGSLFLQPASQGAWPVLYAALADNLGGGEFIGPAGFRQMRGYPTQVDSDASSQDPRVGRQLWQVSEELTQTRYLESAAN from the coding sequence ATGACCCAACACTGGAGCGTAGCACAAGTGCCCGCGCAGCCTGGCCGCGTGGCCATCGTAACTGGGGCCAACAGCGGCGTGGGCTACGAAACCGCCTTGGCCCTGGCCCAAAAAGGTGCCCACGTGGTGCTGGCTTGCCGCAACCCCGACAAGGCCGCCAAAGCCCAGGCCCGCATACAAGCGGCGGCGCCCGGTGCCCAAACCGAAATTTTGCCGCTCGACCTAAGCCGCCTGCAAAGCGTGCGCGACTTTGCGGGCGCGTTTGGCCAGCGCCACGCGCGGCTGGATTGGCTTATCAACAATGCGGGCGTTATGATGCCGCCCCACCAGGTAACCGACGACGGCTTCGAAAACCAATTGGCTACCAACTACCTAGGTCATTTTGCTCTCACAGGCCTGCTGTTGCCTAGGCTTGGCAGCACGCCCGGCTCGCGGGTGGTTACGCTAAGCAGCTTGTCGTACAAATGGGCCGAAATTGACTTTGCCGACCTCCATGCCGGGAAGGGCTACAGCCGGCGCAAGGCTTATGGGCAAAGCAAGCGGGCCTGCCTGGTGTTTGCCTACGAGCTGCAACGCCGCTTGGTCGCCGCAGGCCTGCCCACGCGCTCGGTGGCTGCGCACCCGGGCCTGGCCAAAACCAACCTCGATCAGTACTTTCCTGCCCTTATTCGGCCGCTGGGCAGCCTGTTTCTGCAGCCGGCCAGCCAAGGTGCCTGGCCAGTGCTGTACGCCGCGCTGGCCGATAACCTAGGGGGCGGCGAGTTCATCGGGCCGGCCGGCTTTCGGCAAATGCGCGGTTACCCCACCCAGGTAGATTCCGATGCGTCCTCGCAGGACCCGCGGGTGGGCCGGCAGTTGTGGCAAGTGAGCGAGGAGCTAACCCAAACCCGTTACCTCGAGTCGGCAGCTAACTAA
- a CDS encoding heavy metal-binding domain-containing protein — MKRILFPVLALASLTWAASCSSNDSAASQPAVAAAAEHHNHEPAQAAAAIANAAYVCPMHPEVTSPNPGKCPKCGMDLQPSPQPAATTGPDYRMDFRATPAQLAAGQPATLSFQPQAAADPKATVPLAVVHEKKMHLIVVSKDLAEFYHEHPNLQASGRYEVPFTFKTGGEYVLFQDYQPVGKAHQLSRQVVTVAGAPKKPVQFAQDQLRWTNDGYTAALSFDKRVQAGQPLVVAANLSRQGQPITDLANYLGAKGHMVIIGADTEQYLHVHPQHGNGSGPKVSFQTTFDKPGLYRVFLQFNHAGKVRTADFTVNVAPATS, encoded by the coding sequence ATGAAGCGCATTTTGTTTCCTGTTCTTGCCTTGGCCAGTCTCACGTGGGCTGCGTCGTGTTCGTCGAATGATTCGGCGGCCTCGCAGCCCGCTGTGGCCGCTGCCGCCGAGCACCACAACCACGAGCCAGCGCAAGCTGCCGCGGCCATTGCCAATGCCGCTTACGTTTGCCCCATGCACCCCGAGGTAACCAGCCCCAACCCCGGCAAATGCCCCAAATGCGGAATGGACCTGCAACCCAGCCCGCAGCCCGCCGCAACCACAGGCCCCGACTACCGCATGGATTTCCGGGCTACGCCGGCGCAGCTTGCAGCGGGCCAGCCCGCCACGCTCTCGTTCCAACCCCAAGCCGCCGCCGACCCAAAAGCCACTGTGCCGCTGGCCGTGGTGCACGAAAAAAAGATGCACCTCATCGTTGTGAGCAAGGATTTGGCAGAGTTCTACCACGAGCATCCCAACTTGCAGGCCTCGGGGCGCTACGAGGTGCCCTTCACTTTCAAAACCGGGGGCGAGTACGTGCTCTTTCAGGATTATCAGCCCGTGGGCAAAGCGCACCAGCTAAGCCGGCAGGTAGTGACGGTGGCGGGTGCGCCCAAAAAACCGGTGCAATTTGCTCAGGATCAGCTGCGCTGGACCAACGACGGCTACACCGCCGCCCTGTCTTTCGACAAACGCGTGCAGGCGGGGCAGCCGCTGGTGGTTGCGGCTAACCTGAGCCGCCAAGGCCAGCCCATCACCGATTTGGCCAACTACCTAGGTGCCAAAGGGCACATGGTCATCATCGGCGCCGATACCGAGCAGTACCTACACGTGCACCCCCAGCACGGCAACGGAAGCGGGCCTAAAGTGAGCTTTCAGACCACTTTTGACAAGCCGGGGCTGTACCGGGTGTTTCTGCAATTTAACCACGCCGGTAAGGTCCGGACTGCCGATTTCACGGTGAACGTAGCGCCGGCCACATCTTAG
- a CDS encoding M28 family metallopeptidase has product MKHTLPLLAAALSLLTACGTRPPGTSAKASASPTEPPAFGAIREDELRRDLFELASDSLRGRRAGREDELRAAVWVAERARAAGLQPAGADGTYFQFYPLRRVEVSADSRVQLNGQAVALWQDAWVTNPVEARLDGPVVWLNSMADTARRDLRGKIVAMSLLPPTPLPAPKMSLWGFRYILSALGQQGAALRSKGVAGIVLVADATAEPQLGFVGFRYKDGTYNLPATGAAPAPPATPLLLVRQALGAQLRAKATLKATLGVDSYIYPSINVIARAPGSDAALRAEHVLFSGHHDHDGVGPALQGDSIWNGADDNATVSVAMLAIGRAWKLNPGRRSALFVWHGAEERGLLGSRWYAEHPTVPKNSIVAVLNGDMIGRNAPDSAALLGSVPPHRNSTALVNMALQANSQFTKFKLDNTWDDPKHPEGWYFRSDHLPYVRAGIPGLFFTTLLHPDYHTPRDEAARIDMAKLARMTRWMYATGWAVSNTPERPAVDPGAKLER; this is encoded by the coding sequence ATGAAACACACGTTACCCTTGCTGGCCGCGGCGCTTAGCTTGCTGACGGCCTGCGGCACCCGCCCGCCGGGCACTTCGGCCAAAGCCAGCGCCTCGCCTACCGAGCCACCGGCATTCGGCGCTATTCGCGAAGACGAGCTGCGCCGCGACTTGTTTGAGCTGGCCAGCGACAGCCTGCGCGGGCGCCGCGCCGGCCGCGAAGATGAGCTCCGCGCCGCCGTTTGGGTGGCCGAGCGTGCCCGCGCCGCCGGCCTCCAACCCGCCGGTGCCGATGGTACCTACTTTCAGTTTTACCCGCTGCGCCGCGTGGAGGTGTCGGCCGATAGCCGGGTGCAGCTCAACGGGCAGGCGGTGGCTTTGTGGCAGGATGCCTGGGTAACCAACCCCGTAGAAGCGCGCCTCGACGGCCCCGTGGTATGGCTGAACTCGATGGCTGACACCGCTAGGCGCGACCTACGCGGCAAAATTGTGGCCATGAGCCTGCTGCCGCCCACGCCGCTGCCCGCGCCCAAAATGAGTTTGTGGGGCTTCCGTTACATCTTGTCGGCCTTAGGTCAGCAGGGTGCGGCGCTGCGCAGCAAGGGTGTGGCGGGCATTGTGCTGGTAGCCGATGCCACGGCCGAGCCGCAGTTGGGGTTCGTGGGCTTTCGTTACAAAGACGGCACCTACAACCTGCCGGCCACCGGGGCCGCGCCCGCCCCGCCAGCTACGCCCTTGCTGCTGGTGCGGCAAGCCCTAGGTGCGCAGCTACGCGCCAAGGCCACGCTGAAGGCCACTTTGGGAGTCGATAGCTACATCTACCCGTCCATCAACGTAATTGCCCGCGCCCCCGGCTCCGACGCCGCCTTGCGCGCCGAGCACGTGCTGTTCAGCGGGCACCACGACCACGACGGCGTGGGCCCGGCCTTGCAAGGCGACTCTATCTGGAACGGGGCCGACGACAACGCCACCGTGAGCGTGGCCATGTTGGCCATTGGCCGCGCCTGGAAGCTGAACCCCGGCCGCCGTTCGGCGCTGTTTGTGTGGCACGGCGCCGAGGAGCGCGGCTTGCTGGGCTCGCGCTGGTACGCCGAGCACCCCACCGTACCCAAAAACTCGATTGTGGCCGTGCTGAACGGCGACATGATTGGCCGCAACGCCCCCGACTCGGCCGCGCTGCTGGGCTCGGTGCCGCCGCACCGCAACTCCACGGCCCTCGTGAACATGGCCCTGCAAGCCAACAGCCAATTCACCAAGTTCAAGCTCGACAACACCTGGGACGACCCCAAGCACCCCGAGGGTTGGTATTTCCGCAGCGACCACCTGCCCTACGTGCGCGCCGGCATTCCGGGCTTGTTCTTCACCACCTTGCTCCACCCCGATTACCATACCCCCCGCGACGAAGCCGCGCGCATCGATATGGCCAAGCTCGCCCGCATGACGCGCTGGATGTACGCCACGGGCTGGGCCGTAAGCAACACGCCGGAGCGGCCCGCCGTCGACCCCGGCGCGAAACTGGAGCGCTAG
- a CDS encoding DUF6929 family protein translates to MRATIQREVSLPKLPSASGIEVVGDLAYIIGDDAPFLYCLSARDLVAGNPVQLFETAHFSSGRIPKDLKPDLECLTAVTLADGQRGLLVMGSGATAAREVGFWVALGAGTPPAATVYPLSLTPLYQALKPLLPTGITLNLEAAAATADTLFLMQRSVGTDAGNLVFRCPLGAALDFVQHRTAQLPTIGVQRYTLPNINGKPAGLSGASVHNNLLFVSASVEDTTDPVADGEVLGSFVGIIDAKQHSRKTLDVRMARLVQPNGQPYLGKVESITVRGELGRGCYELLLVTDDDQGGSTAVEVTLAT, encoded by the coding sequence ATGCGAGCCACCATTCAGCGCGAAGTATCATTGCCGAAGCTGCCCTCGGCCTCGGGCATTGAGGTAGTGGGCGACTTGGCCTACATCATCGGCGACGACGCGCCGTTTTTATACTGCCTGAGCGCCCGCGACTTAGTGGCCGGCAACCCCGTGCAGCTTTTCGAAACGGCGCATTTCAGCTCGGGTCGCATCCCCAAAGACCTGAAGCCCGACCTGGAATGCCTTACGGCCGTTACGCTGGCCGATGGGCAACGCGGATTGCTGGTGATGGGCTCGGGCGCAACGGCAGCGCGCGAGGTTGGCTTTTGGGTAGCGCTTGGGGCCGGCACTCCGCCCGCCGCCACGGTGTACCCGCTTTCGCTCACGCCGCTGTACCAAGCCCTCAAGCCGTTGCTGCCCACGGGCATTACGCTGAACCTGGAGGCCGCCGCAGCTACCGCCGATACCCTTTTTCTGATGCAGCGCAGCGTAGGTACCGACGCCGGCAACCTCGTGTTCCGTTGCCCCCTAGGGGCCGCCCTCGATTTTGTGCAGCACCGGACGGCGCAACTGCCCACCATCGGCGTGCAGCGCTACACTTTGCCAAACATCAACGGCAAACCGGCGGGCTTGTCGGGCGCTTCGGTGCACAACAACTTGCTGTTTGTGTCGGCTTCGGTGGAGGATACCACCGACCCCGTGGCCGACGGCGAAGTGCTCGGCAGCTTCGTGGGCATCATCGACGCGAAGCAGCACAGCCGCAAGACTTTGGACGTACGCATGGCGCGGCTGGTGCAGCCCAACGGACAACCGTACCTGGGCAAAGTGGAAAGCATAACTGTACGGGGCGAACTCGGCCGCGGCTGCTACGAACTGCTGCTGGTAACCGACGACGACCAGGGCGGCTCCACGGCTGTGGAGGTAACTTTGGCTACCTAG
- a CDS encoding OmpA family protein — protein MPIASVLLRSWVVVLLWMCAALGGHQATAQNAPVPTEGTFYGVVARATGRALEVKGATAEAGASVVQWEFTQAQSQQWRFVRISPGSEWYRIEARHSGKCLTLERPDENAPVVQRPYTGSLYQQWKLVAAGPVGCAQIVSRGNDFCLAVPSTDKLNGTGIVGQRAQTKATQQWRMFPLRLQLAETARTFGKPAPLGAAVNTPANELHPVLTADGKTLFFARTRFAGNTEGNTESGDVWTSQTTDNGQSWSPATRLDALNTPQHNGVQAVLAGGNALLVRGWYQSDGTSKDEGVSKTRRVGSTWGKTESVEILNYYTTGTSSTFYMTPDEKVLLLSLERADGQGANDLYLSQPDRDGGWTEPRSLGGTVNSPGFDFAPWLAPDGKTLYFASYGHAGYGSADVFVCERLDDTWTRWSEPRNLGPVVNGPGFDAYFQLGPEGKSAYWAAARTTNGPADIVRAAAGLVPAPDTVPTPAPVAAVAPVAAAPARGFVQGRVLDARTRKPVVAEVKAQRLGGDIVFNATGRTDASGGNYQFSLPAGRYRVAATAGGFLTVTDTITVSGPLTMDLLVMPAAVGSRLELPTIIFAQGKANLLGTSYAELNRLARTLQDNTSVEIRLEGHTDNQGDAEKNRLLSEQRVAEVKRYLVSRGVPAERISTVGYGGTKPRASNEREETRRLNRRVEFTITKQ, from the coding sequence ATGCCGATTGCCTCTGTATTGTTGCGTAGCTGGGTGGTGGTGCTGTTGTGGATGTGTGCAGCCCTAGGTGGCCACCAAGCCACTGCGCAAAATGCACCGGTGCCCACCGAGGGTACTTTTTACGGCGTGGTAGCGCGGGCCACCGGCCGGGCGCTGGAGGTAAAAGGAGCCACGGCCGAAGCCGGCGCAAGCGTAGTGCAATGGGAGTTTACGCAAGCCCAAAGCCAGCAGTGGCGCTTTGTGCGCATCAGCCCGGGCAGCGAGTGGTACCGCATCGAGGCGCGCCACAGCGGCAAATGCCTCACGCTGGAGCGCCCCGACGAAAACGCCCCCGTGGTGCAGCGCCCTTACACGGGTAGCTTGTACCAGCAGTGGAAGCTAGTAGCCGCAGGCCCCGTGGGCTGCGCCCAAATCGTAAGCCGGGGCAACGATTTTTGCCTGGCTGTGCCCAGCACCGATAAGCTCAACGGCACCGGCATTGTGGGCCAGCGCGCCCAAACCAAGGCCACGCAGCAGTGGCGCATGTTTCCGCTGCGCCTGCAACTGGCCGAAACCGCCCGCACGTTTGGCAAGCCCGCGCCCCTAGGTGCGGCCGTCAACACGCCGGCCAACGAGCTGCACCCAGTACTCACGGCCGATGGCAAAACCCTGTTTTTTGCGCGCACGCGCTTTGCCGGCAACACCGAAGGCAACACCGAATCGGGCGACGTATGGACAAGCCAAACGACCGACAACGGCCAATCCTGGAGCCCGGCCACCCGCCTCGATGCCCTGAATACGCCGCAGCACAACGGCGTGCAGGCCGTGCTGGCGGGCGGCAACGCCCTGCTGGTGCGCGGCTGGTACCAATCCGATGGCACCTCCAAGGACGAGGGCGTGTCCAAAACGCGCCGCGTGGGCAGCACCTGGGGCAAAACGGAGTCGGTGGAAATCCTGAACTACTACACCACGGGCACCTCCTCCACGTTTTACATGACGCCCGACGAGAAGGTGCTGCTGCTGAGCCTCGAACGCGCCGACGGCCAGGGCGCCAACGATTTGTACCTCAGCCAACCCGACCGCGACGGCGGCTGGACGGAGCCGCGCAGCCTGGGTGGCACCGTAAATTCGCCGGGCTTTGATTTTGCGCCTTGGCTGGCGCCCGATGGCAAAACGCTGTACTTCGCCTCGTACGGCCACGCCGGCTACGGCAGCGCCGATGTGTTTGTGTGCGAGCGGCTCGACGATACCTGGACGCGGTGGTCGGAGCCGCGCAACCTAGGGCCCGTGGTAAACGGACCCGGTTTCGACGCTTACTTTCAGCTGGGGCCCGAGGGCAAATCGGCGTACTGGGCGGCGGCCCGCACCACCAACGGCCCCGCCGACATTGTGCGGGCCGCCGCCGGCCTCGTGCCGGCCCCCGATACCGTGCCGACGCCAGCGCCGGTGGCAGCGGTTGCGCCCGTGGCTGCGGCTCCGGCGCGCGGCTTTGTGCAAGGCCGCGTGCTCGATGCCCGCACCCGCAAGCCTGTGGTGGCCGAGGTAAAAGCCCAGCGCCTAGGTGGCGACATCGTGTTCAACGCCACGGGCCGCACCGATGCCTCGGGCGGCAACTACCAGTTTAGCCTGCCCGCGGGGCGATACCGCGTGGCCGCTACGGCTGGTGGCTTCCTGACGGTAACCGACACCATCACGGTATCGGGCCCGCTCACCATGGATTTGCTCGTGATGCCCGCCGCCGTGGGCTCGCGCCTCGAGTTGCCCACCATCATTTTTGCGCAGGGCAAAGCCAACCTGCTGGGCACCTCGTACGCCGAGCTGAACCGCCTGGCCCGCACGCTGCAGGACAACACCTCGGTGGAAATCCGCCTCGAAGGCCACACCGATAACCAGGGCGACGCCGAGAAAAACCGCTTGCTTTCCGAGCAGCGCGTAGCCGAGGTAAAACGCTACCTCGTGAGCCGAGGCGTGCCGGCCGAGCGCATCAGCACGGTTGGCTACGGCGGCACCAAGCCCCGCGCCAGCAACGAGCGCGAGGAAACTCGCCGCCTCAACCGCCGCGTCGAGTTCACCATCACGAAGCAATAG
- a CDS encoding response regulator — protein sequence MSNTTGAASQVPAGALSVLLVDDHPLVIEGLKALLNDAPDIRVVATAGGGADALLRLQENPAIRVAIVDLNMPGMTGVELMRAIRTAHPAVCTMALSVFHDHSSVTDVLEAGGSGYVLKNTTKPELTDAIRQVASGRTYFSAEVGAALLQNLHRNGANHHDAREDKPVELTAREMEILQLIAREYPNALIAEKLFISERTVETHRKNILTKTNSKSVVGLIQYALKYKLINNS from the coding sequence CTGTATTGCTGGTCGACGACCACCCCCTGGTGATTGAAGGCCTGAAAGCCCTGCTGAACGATGCCCCCGACATACGGGTGGTGGCTACGGCCGGCGGCGGTGCCGATGCCCTGCTGCGCCTGCAAGAAAACCCGGCTATTCGCGTGGCCATCGTTGATTTGAACATGCCCGGCATGACGGGCGTGGAGCTGATGCGGGCCATCCGGACGGCGCACCCCGCCGTGTGCACCATGGCGCTGTCGGTTTTTCACGATCACAGCTCTGTTACCGATGTGCTGGAAGCAGGCGGCTCGGGCTACGTGCTCAAAAACACCACCAAACCCGAGCTAACCGATGCTATTCGGCAAGTGGCCTCGGGGCGCACGTACTTTAGTGCCGAGGTGGGCGCGGCGCTGCTCCAAAACCTACACCGCAACGGCGCCAACCACCACGATGCCCGCGAGGACAAACCGGTGGAGCTTACGGCCCGCGAAATGGAGATTCTGCAGCTAATAGCCCGCGAGTACCCCAATGCGCTCATTGCCGAAAAGCTATTTATTAGCGAGCGAACGGTGGAAACCCATCGCAAAAACATCCTTACCAAAACCAATTCCAAATCAGTGGTAGGCTTGATTCAGTACGCCCTTAAGTACAAGCTCATCAACAACTCATAA